CCGCACGGGAGATTCCGTCGATGACATTGCCGGAGCCGAAAATCTCCAGGCTGAGCACGGGCTTGTCCTGCGCACCGGCCGTCCCGGTCAGATCGATGACGAGATCGTGTTTGTCGGAGCTCTTCGGCGCCATCGGGGCGGCCAATTGAGCGAGCGAGACATTGAAAAAATGGCGTTCGACCGCCAGGGCCCGATCGAGCGCATGCCGACCGGTTCCGGCTTCAGCCAGCTTACTGATGGAGATCTCGTGACCCGCCGCCTCAAGACGCTCGACGAGCGCGGCATGCCAGCGCCTCGAGTTCCTTTCACGGGTGAGAAGGAGAATTTTTCCCAACGTTAAACCTTATCAGGCGAAGAGCCCCTCGTATTTGTCAGCAATGACATTGATTTTGAACTCGTCGGCTCTTTGCCTGAGCAGTTCGGAATCGATTGGCCTCTCAAGCGAATTCTGCAATTGGCTGGCGAGGGCCGTTGGATCTGCGATGGGGACGAGAGGGCCGAAACGGCCGTCGTCGAGAATTTCGCGCGGCCCATGCGGCGCATCGGTGGACACGACCGGAACACCGTGAGCCATGGCCTCGATCAGCACGTTGCCAAAACCTTCACTGGTGGAAGAGAGGACGAGGAGATCGAGGGCAGCGTAGCACGCGGCGGGATCGTTGATGTAGCCGGCGAAGAGGACATCATCCGCGATGGAAAGATCGGTCGCCAGCGCCCTTGTCTCGGCTTCGAGGGGACCTTCGCCGAAGATCACGAGCCGGGCCTTACGGCTGGCGCGCAGGATCGCAAAGGCGCGCAGGAGGGTCGCATGATCCTTGACGGCGACAAGACGGCCGAGGGTGCCGATCACCGGGCCTTCGCCCATCGCCTCAAGCGCCTGAAGCCAGGGATGCGGACCCGGCATGCCCATGCCCTCGGGCGGCAGCGGATTGTAGATGACAGCGATCTTCTCGAGCGGATAGCCGTTTTGCACAAGGTCGCGGCCAACTCCCTTGGAGACGGCGATGGCACGCGTCGCACGCGCGGCCACGAAGCCGGTGAGGCGGTCTGCGAGGATCGCGCCGATCTTTTCCGACTTGAGGGCCGCTGCACCGTGAAAGCCCGGAAAGAAGCGTGCACGGCTTCGTGCAAGGGTCAGGGCGGCGGCCATGACGAGATTTGCGAAGTCGGGCGCGCTGAAAACGGCGTCCGGCCGGAAGGCGCGCAGCATCCGCACGGTTCTTGCCAGCCCCTGGAGCGTCTTCACCTTGCCGAACCCATCCCCGCGCATGGGGAAGTGGAGGTCGACGAGATCGACGACAGGTGACAGCAGGTCCGCATTCGGCCCCTGCCCGTTCCAGACCAGCAGCGTCACCTCATGGCCGCGCGCAGCCATCTCGTTGGCCATCAGCACGATTACCCGTTCGGCGCCGCCGCCGGCCAGACTGGGTGCGTGGAAGAGGATGCGCCTCACCATGAGGGATCAGGCGCGCTGCTCGGCGGCCGCCGGCTGAGGGTCCCGCAGTTCACGCAGCATGCCGCGCGCAAGCGCTAGGAAGAGGCCGGCAGCAAGGCCGAGAACGACGCCTACGACGATGAGAAGGCTGGTGCGCGGCGGCCAGGACCGGCTTTGCGGAGGCACGGCGGTGGAAATGACCCTTACATTGGTGGTGTCGATCTGCTCACGCTCGGCTATCTGATGCGCACGCGCGAGGAAGCTTTCATACACCGCGGTCTTGGAGGCGGCATCGCGTTCGAGTTCGCGCAAGGCGACCTGCACCTCGTTATCCGTGAAGACCGTGCCCGTCATGTCCTTCATCTTGGTGTCGAGCGCCTTGAAGGAAGCCTTCGCCTCCTCCAGGCTCGAGCGGGCCTTGGCAAGGATACGTGACAGCTCGGTCTTGATCTGTCCGTTGGCGGCATCGAGTTCGGCACGTAGCTGCGCCAGCCGCGGATAGCGCGGACCATAGGTCATCGACAACCCGTCGAGTTCCTGTTGCAGACCGCTCGCCCGGGTGCGCAATGCGGCAAGCGACGCAGAGGCGACAGGATCCTGGGTGGTAGCGTTGGAACCGGCGGCAAGGACGGCGTCATAGGCGGCCTGTGCGGCGATTACACGGGACTGGGCAGTGATCATCTCGCTGTTGACTTGGGTCATGCTTTGCGAGCTGACGAGCTGGCCCTGGCTCGAGGCGAGGTTATGCGTCCGTCGATAGGATTCCACCTTCGCCTCGGCCGCCTGCACCTCCTGCTTGAGCTGGTCGAGCCGGTCGTCAATGGCCCGCGCGGCCCGCGCGGCCCCGTCGGATTCGGCCTTGGCCAGTTCGTCCTGGAAGCCTGTCACCACGGACTGCGAGATACGGATCGCCTTGTCGACGGTTTCTGCGGAGACGGACAGGGTCGCGACAAACGAGGTCTCGTCGGCCTTAGCAACAATCCGCTTGCCGAGCACTTCCAGCACCGCAGTACGAGGATCCGAAGCGGCGCCACCGGAACGGGAGCCGATCAGGGAGGAAAGCAAGCCCGGCGAAGGATCGTTGAATTCGCGATCGCGCGTCAGGCCCAACTCGTCCACCACGTGCAGCAGCACGTTGCGGGAGGTCAGTACGCGCAGTTTGCTGCGCACCGCCAGCACCTGGTTGTCCCCTTGGGTCGGCGCCGCGTAAAGATCGTTGGCGACCACCTGGAGGTTAGACGGATTGATGAGGATATCGGTTCCGACGGTATAGAGCCGCTTGCTCAGGAGGCCGTAAGCTCCGCCCGCAAGGCCGCCGACAAGGGCGAGGACGACAGCGCCCTTCATCCCGGCGCGCAACCAATCGGACATCTTGCGAAAATCGAATTCGAGAAACTCGCCGACCTTGTCGATCGCGGTAGAGCTGTCCGTAGCCATTGGAATCGGCATCTGCCTTTCCACATGCGGCAAATCCCTGTCCTTGATCTTACGGCCAAGGGGCTTGGCATGGTCACGCGTGAGCGTGCGCACGACCGGACTTCCCTTGGGGACGTCTGAAAGCACTGACATGGATCAACTCCTGGCAAACGGCATGCCTGACGACTCACTTGGCATTCTCGCGGCGGTTCCTTGTTTTAGAATGCAATGCTCAATAGAAACTTAAGATATATATTCCGTACCGAAAACACGCCGCTGGAGAGCCCGTTCAGAGGCATAGGTGAGGCTGTTTCGCGCATGCAAACGACGACGTCACGGAACTCCAGCCGCGCCGCAGTAATAGCGGAAATGGCACAATCATTGATTGATTCGCGTGCCAGCGAAAAGAAGAGCAGCAAGCTCCCGCGAAAGCTGCACGATCACTATGGCAATCCCAGCGCATACAACATTCCGCCATCAGGAACGGCCGCCCCCCATGGCGCGATCAGACTGATGCCGTGGGGATTGCTGTATTCCCAGACGGCCCAAGGGATATCACGTCCTTCCGCCTCCAGCCGGACGGCCGCCAGGTAGCGCAACCGATCTTCGTCGCGCGCCCCCGAGCGTCCATCGGCGGCTAGGCCGTAGCAGCCGAATTCCCCCATGAACAGCCGGCTCGTCGGGATTCGGTGCCTTTCTGCCCAATTGACCGCCTCATTGATACGCGCCTGAAGTTGCGGAAAACCCCAGTTCTCCGCAAAATACCGGGCGATCGGGTCACGTGCCGCGGCAAGGTTCGCAGCCTGCTCCCCCTCGCCTATTCCGGCCGCCGTCATGTAGCTCTTCAGATGCGCGACGGCCTCGTCGGGCGAGCCGATGGCCGCCGGCCAGGGCAGGCTCGAATTGAACGGCTGCGTGGCGCTCGACAGTTGATGGGTGAAGCTGTGCGGCTCATACATGTGGAAACTGTAGTAAAGGCGGGGATCGTCGAAGCTCGGATCCAGGTCGACGAGGCCCGTGATGCTGCCGCCGCAGGCGCCCGTCACGATGATCGTCAAGTCCCTGCTGATCGCACGGATGTCAGCGACTGTCGCAGCCATGATGCGCTGCCAGTCGCCGGTATCGGTTTCGTCGCAAGGATAATATTCCGGCTCGTTGAACGGCTCCAGCGCGACCAGGCCGGCATCGAAGCGTGTCAGCATGGCCGCGACACGCCGAACCATCCCGCGATACTGCGCAACGCCAGGACTGTTGGCCCCGCGGCCTATCATGTCGATGCTGTAGGCAGGCACCTGGCGAGCAGCGTGTAGATCGAATACGACCTTCAGGCCAGCAGAGGTCACACGCTCGACGGCCCGTTCTAGAACCGCCAGCGCCTGCTCGCGCCGCTCTCCCTCACTGGCCAGGAGCGGACCGGGGTCGACGCTCAGCCTTACGAAATCGAAGCCCATCGCCCGAATGCGCTGGAACTGGTCGGACTGCGGCCAATCGGAGAGCGGGCGGGCAAGCGTCATCCATTCCGTCTCACTACGATAAGGCGGCCAGCGATAAGTGCCGTCCGAATCGAGCGGAGACCAGTTCAGCCAGTCCTGGACGCTGATGCCGCGATGAAGCGCCAACGGGGCAGCGTGCACTGCCGTGCCCATAGCCAGGGCGAAAAGAAGGGACAGGAGACTGAACAGCTTCATTGCGTTTGACCCCAAGTCCCGTTCCAAAGGATGAAGGCTATCCACAAGTCAGACGCCGGCAGCGAGACCTGAAGGCCACCTGCGAGCATAGATGCATCATGGTCTGTGTCATCGGGAATCGGACGGGAAGGTAAACACGGGGAACCGTCACACCTTGCGACGAACCGATTCCAGGGCGACGGCGAAGACGAAGCGCGGCGCCAGGACCAGATAGCGACGCCAGAGCCGCCGCGGCTCACTACTCAATCGATGCAGCCATTCAAGGCCGTTGTCGCGCATCCAGCGCGGCGCGCGCCTCACCGCGCCGGAATGGAAGTCGAACGCAGCGCCGACGCCGATCAATACGCCTCGCGGAAGCCGCTCGGCGGCCTGCATCATCCAGTATTCCTGCTTGGGGCTCGATATGCCAACCCAGATGAAATCCGGATTGGCCTGCCTGATTTCCTCCAACTCCGCCAGCGCCTGCCCCTCCATCTTGAAATCCGGGCCGATCTCCCTGAAGGGCGGCGACAAGGTTCCGGCGACGGCAAGGCCACGGTGGCGCTCGGCAAGGCGCTTGACCATCTCTTCGGCCACGCCCGGCTTGCCGCCGAAGAAATAATGCGATTGCCCGGTGGACAGCGAATGCCGGCAGACCGCATCCAACAGGTCCGCGCCCGGGACCCGGCCAAGCTCGCTGCCGATGCCACGCAGCCGTCCGGTCC
The Shinella zoogloeoides DNA segment above includes these coding regions:
- a CDS encoding GumC family protein, producing the protein MSVLSDVPKGSPVVRTLTRDHAKPLGRKIKDRDLPHVERQMPIPMATDSSTAIDKVGEFLEFDFRKMSDWLRAGMKGAVVLALVGGLAGGAYGLLSKRLYTVGTDILINPSNLQVVANDLYAAPTQGDNQVLAVRSKLRVLTSRNVLLHVVDELGLTRDREFNDPSPGLLSSLIGSRSGGAASDPRTAVLEVLGKRIVAKADETSFVATLSVSAETVDKAIRISQSVVTGFQDELAKAESDGAARAARAIDDRLDQLKQEVQAAEAKVESYRRTHNLASSQGQLVSSQSMTQVNSEMITAQSRVIAAQAAYDAVLAAGSNATTQDPVASASLAALRTRASGLQQELDGLSMTYGPRYPRLAQLRAELDAANGQIKTELSRILAKARSSLEEAKASFKALDTKMKDMTGTVFTDNEVQVALRELERDAASKTAVYESFLARAHQIAEREQIDTTNVRVISTAVPPQSRSWPPRTSLLIVVGVVLGLAAGLFLALARGMLRELRDPQPAAAEQRA
- a CDS encoding glycosyltransferase yields the protein MVRRILFHAPSLAGGGAERVIVLMANEMAARGHEVTLLVWNGQGPNADLLSPVVDLVDLHFPMRGDGFGKVKTLQGLARTVRMLRAFRPDAVFSAPDFANLVMAAALTLARSRARFFPGFHGAAALKSEKIGAILADRLTGFVAARATRAIAVSKGVGRDLVQNGYPLEKIAVIYNPLPPEGMGMPGPHPWLQALEAMGEGPVIGTLGRLVAVKDHATLLRAFAILRASRKARLVIFGEGPLEAETRALATDLSIADDVLFAGYINDPAACYAALDLLVLSSTSEGFGNVLIEAMAHGVPVVSTDAPHGPREILDDGRFGPLVPIADPTALASQLQNSLERPIDSELLRQRADEFKINVIADKYEGLFA
- a CDS encoding glycoside hydrolase family 5 protein, whose product is MKLFSLLSLLFALAMGTAVHAAPLALHRGISVQDWLNWSPLDSDGTYRWPPYRSETEWMTLARPLSDWPQSDQFQRIRAMGFDFVRLSVDPGPLLASEGERREQALAVLERAVERVTSAGLKVVFDLHAARQVPAYSIDMIGRGANSPGVAQYRGMVRRVAAMLTRFDAGLVALEPFNEPEYYPCDETDTGDWQRIMAATVADIRAISRDLTIIVTGACGGSITGLVDLDPSFDDPRLYYSFHMYEPHSFTHQLSSATQPFNSSLPWPAAIGSPDEAVAHLKSYMTAAGIGEGEQAANLAAARDPIARYFAENWGFPQLQARINEAVNWAERHRIPTSRLFMGEFGCYGLAADGRSGARDEDRLRYLAAVRLEAEGRDIPWAVWEYSNPHGISLIAPWGAAVPDGGMLYALGLP
- a CDS encoding WecB/TagA/CpsF family glycosyltransferase, which codes for MSIVDLKRSADLVSRWAGGSGAKTVFVREVASLMAAVDEPYLATLHQKADLVVPDGVPLVWTGRLRGIGSELGRVPGADLLDAVCRHSLSTGQSHYFFGGKPGVAEEMVKRLAERHRGLAVAGTLSPPFREIGPDFKMEGQALAELEEIRQANPDFIWVGISSPKQEYWMMQAAERLPRGVLIGVGAAFDFHSGAVRRAPRWMRDNGLEWLHRLSSEPRRLWRRYLVLAPRFVFAVALESVRRKV